In the genome of Actinomadura graeca, one region contains:
- a CDS encoding aldehyde dehydrogenase family protein, whose translation MSDATRFTSVDPRTGRVIGDHPVADEAAVGAAVSAARAVQPAWEALGFRGRRLRLRAWRRLILARADDLIDLIRLETGKPADDARLEVVLVTRHLAWAADNAGRVLRRRRVAPGLLMPNQAATLEYRALGVVGVIGPWNYPAFIPIGPVAAALAAGNTVVLKPSELTPRVGEWLSETLAEAVPGPRVLRVVTGLAGTGALLCRSGVDKISFTGSSATGRLVLAACAQTLTPAVIEGGGKDAMIVAPDADLPAAADAAVWAAMTNAGQTCVGLERVYVVDEVADEFLGLVVERAAALRAGAGADADLGPIVLPRGLDVIAAQLRDALSRGGRAVLGGEHSLDPPYMHPAVLADVPEESTLLTDETFGPVLVVNRVATTGEAIERANASRYGLGASVYSRRSGAAIGGRLRAGMVSVNAVIAFAGVPGLPFGGVGDSGFGRVHGPDGLREFARSKATTRQLFRPPLRPTSFTRSPRTMRSLVRIVRLLSGPGALPGRGTARPALRRRTRRPSRNGERQP comes from the coding sequence ATGAGCGATGCCACGCGGTTCACGTCGGTCGACCCTCGCACGGGACGGGTCATCGGGGACCATCCCGTGGCCGACGAGGCGGCCGTCGGCGCCGCCGTCTCGGCCGCCCGGGCGGTGCAGCCGGCGTGGGAGGCGCTCGGGTTCCGCGGCCGCCGCCTTCGCCTGCGCGCATGGCGCAGGCTCATCCTCGCCCGCGCGGACGACCTGATCGATCTCATCCGCCTGGAGACCGGGAAACCGGCCGACGACGCGCGGCTTGAGGTCGTCCTCGTCACGCGGCACCTGGCCTGGGCGGCGGACAACGCCGGCCGCGTGCTGCGCCGGCGCCGCGTCGCCCCCGGCCTGCTGATGCCCAACCAGGCCGCGACCCTGGAGTACCGGGCCCTCGGCGTGGTCGGCGTCATCGGCCCGTGGAACTACCCGGCCTTCATCCCCATCGGCCCGGTCGCCGCCGCGCTCGCGGCGGGCAACACCGTGGTCCTCAAGCCCAGCGAGCTCACCCCCCGTGTCGGTGAGTGGCTGAGCGAGACGCTGGCCGAGGCCGTCCCCGGGCCCCGGGTCCTGCGCGTCGTGACGGGACTCGCCGGCACCGGCGCCCTGCTGTGCCGCTCGGGCGTCGACAAGATCTCGTTCACCGGGTCCAGCGCCACGGGCCGGCTCGTGCTGGCGGCCTGCGCGCAGACCCTGACCCCCGCGGTGATCGAGGGCGGCGGCAAGGACGCCATGATCGTCGCTCCGGACGCCGACCTCCCGGCCGCGGCGGACGCCGCCGTCTGGGCCGCGATGACCAACGCGGGCCAGACCTGCGTGGGCCTTGAACGGGTCTACGTGGTCGACGAGGTCGCCGACGAGTTCCTCGGCCTGGTCGTGGAACGGGCCGCCGCGCTCCGGGCCGGCGCCGGCGCCGACGCCGACCTGGGCCCGATCGTGCTCCCCCGCGGGCTCGACGTCATCGCGGCGCAACTGCGGGACGCCCTGTCCAGGGGAGGCCGGGCGGTGCTCGGCGGCGAACACTCCCTCGACCCGCCCTACATGCACCCGGCCGTTCTCGCCGACGTGCCGGAGGAATCGACTCTCCTCACCGACGAGACGTTCGGTCCCGTCCTCGTCGTCAACCGGGTCGCGACGACCGGCGAGGCGATAGAACGCGCCAACGCGAGCCGCTACGGGCTCGGGGCGTCGGTCTACTCGCGCCGCTCCGGGGCCGCGATCGGCGGCCGCCTGCGGGCCGGCATGGTCTCGGTGAACGCGGTGATCGCGTTCGCCGGCGTCCCGGGGCTGCCCTTCGGCGGGGTCGGGGACTCGGGCTTCGGCCGCGTCCACGGCCCCGACGGGCTCCGGGAGTTCGCCCGGTCCAAGGCCACGACCCGGCAGCTGTTCCGGCCTCCGCTGCGTCCCACGTCCTTCACCAGATCCCCGCGGACGATGCGCTCGCTCGTCCGGATCGTCCGCCTGCTCTCCGGGCCGGGCGCCCTCCCCGGACGGGGCACCGCCCGCCCGGCCCTCCGCCGGCGCACCCGCCGGCCGTCCCGAAACGGAGAACGGCAACCGTGA